The Herbiconiux sp. A18JL235 region TTCTCGTGTGTCCGGGCTCCCGCGGTGTCGGCGCCCCGCTAGATTCGCCGCATGGGTGAGGGCGAACGCGTGAGGATCGACAGCATCCCGGCTCTGGTGCTGGAGCCGGAGGGGGAGGCCCGCGGGGAGCCGCGCGGGGTGGCGCTCTGGCTGACCGGGCTCACCGGGTCGAAGGAGGTCACGCTGCCCGTGCTGCGGCGACTCGCCGCCGCGGGCTACGTCGCGGTGTCGATCGACGCGTGGCGGCACGGGGAGCGGGCCGACTCCGAGATGCCGGCGCTCGCCGCCGATGCGCTCGGTGGCTTTCGCGACCGGATGTGGACCATCATCGGCCGCACCGTGCTCGACGCCGGCGAGGCGGTCGAGTGGGCGCTCCGCGAGCGCACGGTTCCGCCGCGCGTGCTCGCCGGGGGCACCTCGATGGGCGGTGACGTGTCGATCGCGCTGGCGGGCATCGACCCGCGCATCGAGCGCGTGGCGGCGATCGGGTCGACGCCCGACTGGTCGAGGCCTGGGATGCGGCACCTCGACGACGGGCCGGTGATCGACCAGGGGCGGACGTCGCCGCTCTCCGCGCTGCTGCGCGAGACACTCGATCCCTCCCTCCATCTGAGCCGCTTCACCTCGCGCGAGTCGCCCGTGGCCATGCGCCTGGACGTGGGGGAGCGCGACACCCATGTGCCCATCGCCCCGGCCTTCGCCTTCGCGGCGGCGGTGCCCGGCATCGAGGTGGTCTCGCACGCGGGTGTCGACCACCGGGGAATCGGCGCCGAACCGATCGTCGACGCCGCCGTCGACTGGCTGCTCGCGGGCTGAGCCGAGCCAGGGCGGATCCCTGCCCGTGGTAACCTGCCACGCTGACGAAGGCGCTCCGAGCGACCGGAGCCCACCCGCCACCCGCCACCCATCGAACGGAACAGCCCACATGCCTGCCACCGATCCCGCCGAACTCCTCGCCCTCGCCCGGTCGATCGCCGTCGATGCGGGGGAGCTCATCCGCCGTCGTCGTGCCGAGGGTGTCACCGTCGCGGCCACGAAGTCCACTCCGCAAGACGTGGTGACCTTCGCCGACCGCGAGTCGGAGGACTACATCCGCGCTCGGCTCGCCGAGGCGCGCCCCGACGACGGGTTCTTCGGCGAGGAGTCCGACGCCACCCCCGGTCGTTCCGGCATCACCTGGGTCGTCGACCCCATCGACGGCACCGTCAACTACCTCTACGACATCCCGGCCTACGCCGTGAGCATCGCCGCCGTCGAGGGCGACCCCGCCGACCCCGCCACCTGGACGACCCTCGTGGGCTGCGTCGTCAACCCCGTGCTCGGCGAGGTCTTCTCGGCCTCCCACGGCGGCGGCGCCCACCTCGGCGACCGCGCTCTCACGGTGAACACGGACGTCGTGCTGGAGCAGGCGCTCGTGGGCACCGGCTTCGCCTACAGCGCCGAGCTGCGCGTGAAACAGGGTGCCGTGGTGACGGGCCTGGTGGGGCGGGTGCGCGACATCCGCCGAGCAGGTTCCGCGGCCCTCGACCTGTGCTCCGTGGCCGCGGGCCGGCTCGACGCCTACGCCGAGCGCGGACTGAACCCGTGGGACTACGCCGCCGGTGCCCTCATCGTGCGCGAGGCGGGTGGCGTCGCCGCCGGATTCGCCGGCGCGGCACCGGGATCGGTGATGACGCTCGCGGGCGACGCCTCCCTTCTGACCGAGCTCGAACCACTCGTGTTCGAGCTGCATCGGGATGCGGGTCTTCCGCTCTGATCGTGCGTGACACTCCGCTCACCTGCGGATCTATTGCGTGAGGTGGAGTTCCGGCGAGGGCCTCGTTACCCTTGTCGAAGCCGAATCCTCGTGACACGAGTCGGCGAACCTCCCCCGAGACGACCCGACCCGACGATCCACGGAGAAACCCGAACACGTGCCACGGACGACTTCACGCCCGGATGACGACGCATCCCCCCGCGAGGCCTCAGGTTCAACGAAGCACCACGACCCCTCCACCCTCCCCTCCCGCCGGACCCTGCGCACCGCGCACCCCGTGAGCACGGAGACGGATGCTGCTGCCGCCGCCCCGAAGCGCAGCGGTCGACGAGCGGGCACCCCCGAGCTTGTCGCCGACGTCCCCGTGGAGGCGACCGCCGCCGAAGTCGTCGCCGAGCAGCCCGCCGGGAGCACGACCCGCCGTACGGGTCGCCGCGCCGGAGCCGCCCCCTCCGTGGCCGCACCGGTCGACGCCGAGGCCGCTCCGATCGAAGACGCGGCAGACCCCTCGAAGGCGGCTGCAGAAACCCGCAAGTCAAAGGGCCGTCGCGTCGGCGCGACCGCCGTCGACGACCAGCCGTCGTCGCCGCGCAGCGCGGCCGGGCGCCGGGCGCGCGCGGGCGCCGAGTCGGCACCCGCAGACGTCGTCGCCGCCAGCACCATCGCCGCCCCCCGGCCTTACTCGCAGCGCGCCGGACGGCGCGCATCGGAGACCTTCGCCGACGAGACCACCCGATCCTCCGCGGGTCGCCGCGCCAAGGCCGCCGCCGACGCCGCGAGCACCCCCGTCGTCGAGACCACCCCCGCCGCCCCGATCACCGACGTCGTCATCGAGGTCGAGCCCGTGGCCGCGTCCGAGCACGACACCGTCGACGTCACCGCCGAGGTCGAGGCGGTCTCCGCCCCCGTCGTCACCAAGCCCGTGTCGCGCCGCACCCTGCGCACGGCGCCCGTCGCCGACGCGGCCTCCGACAAGCCTTCGTCACCCGACGCATCCCGCACCACCTCCGACGCATCCGAAACCACCTCGGCCGCGTCGCACACGTCGCCCGACGCGCCCCGCAGCACCCCCGACACCCCGCGCAGCGCTTCGACCGGCCGCCGCAGCCGCCGCGGCGACATCGCGAAGGGTGCCTTCAGCGTCGTCGCCATGCTCTTCGCCGCCGGCATCGCCGTCGCCACGACCATGCCCGCCTCGGCGTTCCACGCGGCCACCGCCGCCACCGGCGTCAGCGCTCCCTCCGTCGCCGGCGACCTGGCCGCAGCGCTCCCCGGTCAGGAGCTCACCACCGGGTCGCAGACGCTCGCCTCCGACATCACCCGCGACGGCTACGGGGTGCGCGACATCGCCGCGCTCCGCGCTGCGGGCTACCGCATCGCCGACACGTTCACGAACAACCCGAACGGAACCATCCAGTGGCCGTTCCCCGTCGGCGTGCCGATCAGCGACGGCTTCGGCCCCCGCGAGTCGCCCGGCGGCATCGGCAGCACCGACCACAAGGGCGTCGACTTCACCCCGGGCCAGGGCACGACCATCCAGTCGATCGCCGACGGCGTGGTGCGGCTCGTGCAGGCCAGCGACAACGGCGGACTCGGCGTCTACGTCATCATCGACCACGTCATCGACGGGCAGGCCGTCTCGAGCGTGTACGGACACATGCTCACCGGTTCGGTCGAGGTCACGGAGGGTCAGGTCGTGAAGGTCGCCCAGGCCGTCGGCAAGGTCGGCAACACCGGCACCTCCACCGGGGCCCACCTGCACTTCGAAGTGCGCCTCGACGGCGTCACCCCCGTCGACCCCTTCGCCTGGCTTCAGGCCAACGCGAACTGACACCCCGCATTCGCTCGTCCGCGAGAAGGGTGGGGCAGGGTGCGACCGCACCGCGCATCCGCTCGTCGACAGCGAATGGATGCGCGGCACGCGACCCTAGAGCAGCCAGATCGCGGTGTCGGCGGGCAGGGCAGGCTCGTTCAGCGGCTCGCTGGTGAGGAGCACCTCGCCCGGGCCCTCTGCGGGAAGCTCGACCGGCGTCTGCCCCAGGTTGGCGATGACGGTCACGCCGTTGTTGCGGAAGGCGATGACCTCGGGGCCGTAACCGGGGATCCACTCGAGCGTCCCGGTGCCGAGCCCGTGCAGCGAGCGCAGCGCCAGGGCGCGCTTGTAGAGCTCGAGGGTGGAGTCGGCGACGCCCTCCTGGCTGGCGCGGGCGAGCTCGTCCCAGTCCCCGGGCTGCGGCAGCCAGCTCGCGGTCGACCCCGCGGGCCCGAAGCCGTAGGTCGGCGAACCGGCCTCCCACGGGATGGGCACGCGGCAGCCGTCGCGCCCGTACTTCTCGTGGTCGGTGCGGAACCAGGTCGGGTCCTGTCGCGCGGAGTCGGGGAGGTCGATGACCTCCGGGAGGCCGAGCTCCTCGCCCTGGTAGACGTAGGCGCTGCCCGGAAGAGCGAGCATGATGCTCGTCGCGGCGCGTGCGCGGCGGAGGCCCACGACGGGGTCGGGGAGCCCGGGGGAGTTCGGCCCGATGCCGGCACCCTGCAGGTTCTCGGCCTCGAGCGCGAGACGGGAGGCGTGCCGCACCACGTCGTGGTTCGACAGCACCCAGGTGCTGGGGGCGCCGACGGTGGCGAACGCGGCGATCGAGCCGTCGATCACGGTGCGGAGCTCCGCGGCATCCCACCCGGCCGAGAGGTAGGTGAAGTTGAAGGCCTGCTGCATCTCGTCGGGCCGCACCCAGCGGGCGAGCTTCGTCAGCGGTTCCACCCAGGCTTCGGCGCAGAGCACGCGCTCGCCCTCGTACTCCTCGAGCACGGAGTGCCAGCCGCGGAAGATGTCGTGAACCCCGTCCTGCGCCCAGTAGGGCGGCGTGGGCGGGTCGGCGCTGGCGTCGGCGTCGATGCCCGGCTCGAGGCCCACCAGGGCGTCGGCGGTGCCGCCACCCATGCTGCCGGCGTCGGCCGGAGGCGTGTAGTCGGGAAGGCCCGCCTCCTTGATCATGCCGTGGGCGACGTCGACCCGGAAGCCGTCGACGCCGCGGTCGAGCCAGAAGCGGAGGATGTCGTGGAAGCGCTCGCGTACCCACGGGTTCTCCCAGTTGAGGTCGGGCTGCGACTTGTCGAAGATGTGCAGGTACCACTGGCCGGGCGTGCCGTCGGGGTTCGTCACGCGCTCCCACATGGGACCGCCGAAGACGCTCTCCCAGTTGTTGGGCATCTCGTCGCCGTTCGGGCCCTTGCCGTCGCGGAACATGTAGCGGTCGCGCTCTGGGCTGCCGGGGGCGGCCGCGAGGGCCTCCTTGAACCAGGCGTGGTCCCAGCTGGTGTGGTTCGGGACGAGGTCGACGATGACGCGGATGCCGAGGGCGTGAGCCTTCTCGAGCATGAGGTCGAAGTCGGCGAGGGTACCGAAGATCGGGTCGACGTCACAGTAGTCGGCGACGTCGTAGCCGGCGTCGTGCTGGGGGCTCGTCATGAAGGGGGAGAGCCAGATGGCGTCGATGCCGAGCTCGGCGAGGGAGTCGAGACGAGTGGTGATGCCCGGCAGATCGCCGATGCCGTCGCCGTCGGAGTCGGAGAACGAGCGGGGGTAGATCTGGTAGATGACAGCGGAACGCCACCACTCGCCGCCGGTGCCGATGAGGGTGGAGACGGCCTCGGTCTCGGGTACTTCTGGGGTCTCGGGATCGGGTGAGGTCTCGATAGTCATGGGGAGAACTCTAATGGCAGCGCGGATCGCCCCGATGCGGCGAAACCGGCCTCCGAGTGATGCTATTCTCTACTGGTGCCAAAAACCGTTCGCGGTTCGACACGCCCCCTTAGCTCATTGGTAGAGCACTTCCTTGGTAAGGAAGAGGTAGTGGGTCCGATTCCCACAGGGGGCTCCGGCTTCCGGCTCGGCCGCCTCGCGGCGCCGGCCGAAGCTCTGGCGGGATAGCTCAGTTGGTTAGAGCACACGGCTCATAATCGTGGGGTCGCGGGTTCAAGTCCCGCTCCCGCTACAAGGCCCCGAGATCTCGCCGTCTCGGGGCCTTTCTTCTGCGCCATGGCACGTTCTCTCCCGGCACCACGACCCACAGGTGAGGTCGGCTTGCTCCTGCCGCAACCTCATGCGATCTGCTGAAGGCACACGTCGTCCTTCTGCGAAAGGTTCGCCATGCGCCCGTCTGTCTCCCACCCCGTCACGCGACGTACTGATCGGTGACGCCGCGGCGTTCGTCGGAGTCACACCCCGCAGGATCCGCCACTATCACCATGGAGGCCTCCTCGCCGAGGGTCCGCCGCATGGCCCACGCCGGCGTGGCTCTCGACGACATCCGTGCAGCCTTCGAGGGGCGTCGCGCCGAGCGACGCGACCGACCAGGACGAGATGGCAGGCGTCCTCGCGCGTCTTGAGGAAGCCCTCACCGCACAAGAGGCCGAGCTGCAGAGGATGCACACCTCGGTTCAGCGCATGCGCACGCTCGGAACGACTCGGCTTGCTCGACATCTCGTCTCCGGCCGATTGGAGGATGCTCCTGAGGGCACTCTGCAGCAGGACGACCTCGATACCCTGCTGGTCACCGAACGGGTCTTCGGGCCGCTGGGCGCCGCCATTCAAGCCGGCCGGTTCCTCGCTGGCTCGTGACCCCGCCCTCCGGGCGGAGTCTGATCGTGTCGACGCCGCCGAGGAGGCGCTCGACGACACCGTCGCTGTCGATGATCCGCGGGTAGCGGAGGTCTCGGCCGAAAGGCACGCGTTCGCGACAGGCGTGGTCGAGGGGCGCGCCCGCCAGCGTCCGTGTTCGTCGGCGCCCATGCTGCCGTCGGGCCCGTGGGTGACCCAGCGATCCGCGCCCCTCGCTCATGGAGGCGCTCGGCGAGCTCCGAGACCGGGGCGTCGCCCACCGCATCCGTCGCCTCCAGGCGGTTGACCGTGACGCGGGCGGCGCCGCACGGCGGAGAACCGCCTCGAGCACCTGTCTCGTGACGTCGAGCGCCACGCTCACCCCAGGTCGCTGAGGAGGGCCAGCTCGGCGGCGGGTGAGCCGACCCGGTGCGACGGCACCGAGCCCGATACCGCGAGCCACCCGTCTGGCACGGCCCTGAGCCGCTCGACGAGCCCGCGCCACGCGGCATCCGGAGTGGTGGGGCATGCTCGTAGATCTCGGTCAGCTGTCAGCGGACCCCGGACGTCTCGCCTGGGGCGCGATCACTCGACTCTCGAGCGAAAGGGTTCACCGAGATGCGGATCTCGCCGGACCCGCGTTCTCGTGTGCGGGCCGCCATCTCAGGCCGGCCCGCACATGATCGTGGGTCAGTCGATCCCCCACAGCTTGGCGAACTGGTCCTCGAAGCCGGGTTGCGCCACGTAACCGTTGAGGTACTCTCCCGCGTTCTCTTCGGTCAAGAAGGACGAGTAGCTGGCGTTGAACGTCGACCAGTCGACTGCGGAATTGTCGACCGGGACTCCGGCGTCGAGACGAAGCGCCTGGTCGACGGCCAGCCACAGCAGCATGTTGAAGTCGACCGCGAGGCCCTCCGCCTGCCTGCCCTCGGCAATCTGCTGCACATTGGGCGGAGTAGAGGATTGGCCGACGCCGGGAATGGGCGGCAGCCCGGCCAGCTCGAGCTTGTCGGGAAGACCCACCTGGAGTTCATCAGCGAAGGTCGCGAACGCGTCGGTGTCGGGGTGCGCTTGCAGATCGCTGAGGACGGTATCCGTACCACTTGTCGACATCGTGGCGACGGGGATGTCGACCACGCGAAGCGTGCAATCAGGGCAGAGTTCAGCCATGGTCTCCTGAGCCGCCTCCGCCTGGGTCTGTGAGACTCCGAGCTCGGGGATGCTGTAGAAGGCGAAATCAGTTCCCTGACCGCAGGTCAGCGCCAGAGCAGATGCAGCCAGCACTCGGCCGCTCTCGTACGAGGCCGCCTTGCCGGCGAGTACTTCACCGAGTCCGAAATCCTCACTGTTGGCAATCGAAGACGCGGCGAAGGTGATGCCCCCCGCTTTCATCTGGTCGAGTTGATCGATGTAGAAGATCGGGTCGACACCCAGCGCGATGACGATGTCAGGCTTGCTCTCGACGACGCTGTTGAGTGCCGTGTTGATGCTCTGGGCGTCGGATCCGGTCTGGACATTCTCGGCCTTTGCGCCGAGCTTTTCGGCAATGGGCTGCAGAAGGTCCCAGAAGATGCCCGCGACGGGTGAGCCAAGGTTGAGATAGGCGATACGCAGGCCCTCGGCCGGCCTCTCCGGCAGCGGCTGATCGACTGGCAGGGTCTTGTCGGTCGCAAGGTATGGTGCGCGGATCGCCTCGACCTTCGCGTAGTCGACCCCCGCGGCGGGTTCTCCGCTGCACTCCCCGGAGGCATTAGGTGACTCGGCGACGTCGCCGCCTGAGGCGCATCCGCCGAGTGCGGTGGCCAAGGCAAGGGCCACTCCGCCCGCCGCCAATCGAGTGAGGAATTTCTTGGACATGGGAACTCCTTGCCGGCACTGCCTCGCTGCAGTGCCATCTCACGGGCCGAAAGAAACTAACTCCACATTTGGAATTATGTAGCATGTTGGCATAATGTCGCAGAAAGTAGAAGACCCACCTCAGATGGGTTTCGCTTCGGCTATCGCTGTGGAATCAACCAAAGGAGATTGATGATGTCGTTACAGGATCGGATCGACCAATTCGAAAGTCCACTAGCGATGCTGCGGGCGTCGGGAATCGGCGATCCGTTCCCCTACCCGCTCGACTACACGAATTGGCGCGACGAACAAAAGGCGTGGACCACGACCGCGGTGCTGTTCGATCAGTCCTTCCACATGACCGATCTCTTCATCACGGGGCCCGACGTCTACAAGCTGCTCAGCGACACATCGGTGAACAGCTACGCCACCTTCGGCCCGGGAAAGGCCAAGCAGTACGTCGCGGTCAACGAGGAAGGCTACGTCGTCGGCGACAACATCCTGGTCGGTCTGGGGCCGGATGAGGTGACGCTCGCAGGGTTCGCACACTCCCTGAACTGGCTCGAATATCACGCCGCCACCGGAGGCTACGACGTCGAGATCAGCCGTGACCGCAACAGTCAAGGCGAGCCCGGTTCGAAGCGGCTCTACCGGTACGAACTCGAAGGGCCCGTCGCGTGGAAGATCCTCGAAGCTGCGGCCGGACACGAACTCGACCACATCAAGTTCTTCAACACGGCGAAGATCACCATCGCAGGCCACCAGGTATGGGCTCTCAACCACACCATGGGCGGAGTGCCAGGTGCCGAGAGTACTGGGCTTGAACTGTGGGGCCCGACCGAAGAGGGTCCAGCGGTCACCGAGGCGATCCTCGCGGCAGGTGAGCAGTTCGGACTGAAGCGTGGCGGTGCTTTGGCGTACGCATCGACGACCGCGGAGTCGGGGTGGGTGGGCGCCATCGTGCCTGCCGTCTATACCTCCCCCTCGCTTCGCGCGTACCGTGAATGGCTCCCCGACGATTCACTCGAGGCCTTCGCCATCAACGGACTGCACGGCAGTCACAATCCCGATACTGTCGAGGGCTATTACCTCAACCCCTGGGAACTGGGCTACAACAGAGTCGTCAAGTTCGACCACGACTTCATCGGACGCAGTGCGTTGGAGAAAATGCAGAACGAGAACCCGCGCCGCAAAGTCTGGCTGAAGTGGAACGGCGAGGATACGCAGCGAGCGCTCGTCGCATCCGAACTCGATGCACCCGACCGCCCCAAGGCCCTTCCGTTCCCCATGGGAATCAGCTGGGACGAAGTCCGAGTCGGAGACCGCCTGATCGGTCGAACCCAGCAGACCGGCTACACCGTGAACATCGGAGGCTTCTCATCTAATGGGTCGGTCGATGAAGAGTACGCAGTAGACGGCACCGAGGTCGAGATCGTCTGGGGCGACCACGACGGGGGCGAATCGAACCCTTCGACGCCTCGACACGCTCCCATCCGCATCCGAGCCACGGTTCACACCAGCTCTCCTGTCGACGCGTGACCGGTCACGCCGGTGGTCGACGTGGCCACCGGCGTCGACACGACGGCATCCGGTATTCTGGGCACGGGGAAGGACCTGGCCCGCATCGATACCCAGGAGTCCAGATCATGAGCAATGCAGTCACGGACGAACGGCTTTCGCTCCGAGAGCGGCGCCGCCTCGAGATGGCGACGCAGGTCGAGACGGTCGCCATGCGCCAATTCATCGAAGAGGGTTACGACAACGTCTCAGTCGCCGAGATCTGTGAGATCTCCGGAATCTCGCCCAGTACCTTCTTTCGCCACTTCGGTAGCAAAGACGGCGTGGTCGTAGACATCATCCGTCAGGTGAACGGACGGGTTGCGCGTTGGCTGGCTACTGCAGGTGACGACGATCGATTCGTGGCCCCTTACGTGGGCGCCCTCCGCAAGGAGTATGAGGAGGCGGGCTACCTCGACTCGGATTACATGTACCGGTCGGTCAAGGTTGTCGTGGGGCCGAAAGTCCGAGCGATCTACCTCGATCACCTCTCCGAGGGGCATGCTGCCATGGATGCGGAGATCGCGCGTCGGCTGCGCATCCCCGCCGACGGCCCGGAGATCCGGTCTGTGCGCGCCATCCAGTGGATCGCCATAGACCAGGCCATGCAGTCACTGCTTCGCGGGGAGCAGCTCGACGACCTGATGAAGCGGATCGAGGAGAATCTCGTGCTCCTCGCCCGCATGGAGAACGAGACCCCCCGGTAGCTCGTCGGCGGCAGGCGGCGCACCCGGGTGGTCGGATCATTCGATCACGGCACTCGGAGGAGCGCGCCATCTTGACAGAAACCGTGGGACTTCACCGTCTCCCTGGCATCACATTCAGACAGCTCGGCTATTTCGCGGCTATCGCGCATGCAGGCACCATCACTCAAGCTGCTCGGACGATGCGCGTGTCGGAATCGTCGCTTTCGCACGCTCTCTCGGAGCTCGAGCGACAGCTCGATGCCGTGCTCTGCGTGCGACGCCGATCCGTCGGCATCACCCTCACCCCAGAGGGACGTACGGTGCTCGAGTACGCCACCGAACTCCTCGGCCGCGCCTCAGCGCTCGAGGCGGAGATGGGTCGAGCGTCCATTGAGCTACCGACGACGCTCACTGTTGCCTGCGTGCAGGAGCTCGCTGCGATCGTCCTGCCGCGTATTCTCGCGCGCGTTGCAAGGATGCATCCTGAAATCGACGTGGTGACGGAGATCGCGACCGAGTCGTCGATATGGTCGCGACTGCGTTCCCATCGCGTCGACTTCGCGGTCGGCCTCGACATCGACTTCCCGCGGGCGGCCTCGTCGATCGTCATGGTCCCCTTGCTCGCGCGAGTCGTACTCCCTCGGGGTCACGCTCTTGCGGCCCACCGCGAGTTGGGTATCGACGATCTCCGAGGCCTGCCATTCGTCCACACTGACTCGGAGCCCGTTCTCGAGGTCGTGCGCGCTCACCTCGGCGACGGAGTACCACTTCCACGTGTGGCCGCGCGGGCGTCGACGATGGAGATGGCACGCTCCTTGGTCGCGAGTGGTGTGGGTTTTGCCCTCGAGATCGGCCACCGCCAGCTCGACGCCCCCGAGGGGACCCGCGGGGTGGAGGTGCGACTCCTTCGGACCGTCAACTCGGAGTCCAGTCGGAGTGCGGTGCTGGCCTGGTCTCCGACTCGAACTCCCGGCCGATGTGACGAGGTGTTCCTGCATGCCGCTCGCGAGGCTTGGAGACCTTTAGACGTCGCGTCGCAGCGGGTGCGTCAGGTCGCCGTTCCAGCGCGCCACACCTCGCTCGGCGAAGCGCCACACACCCGAACGCCGCTCGACGATATCGCGTGAGTACCCGGTGGAGAAGAACTCCGTGTGCCCTTGGTCATCACGGTGGCTCGTGAAGTAGTAGGACGAAATGCTCCAACGGTCAGGGGTGCCGGACTCACTCACGGGCCCTATGGGCTGGTAGAGCCGGTTCGAGTCGCGGTGCTGGTGGCCACGGTAGCCACCGAAGTGCGACTCCGTGAACTCACGCACCTTGTCGAGTCCGGACCACGTCTCGATGCTGCCGTCGAGTTGGGTCTCGACCAGGGACGCATCGCTCCAGAACGTCGTCAGGTAGATCTCGATGTCCTGCGTATCGAGCGCCCAGAAGTACTTTGCATACAAATCCTCGATCGCGAAGCGGTCGCTCGCATGCGGGCCACCTGAAGGGAAGGGATCGTGCGCGTCGCTGGGAACGATGTCTGACATAGCTACTCCGATTCTTGGGATGGTGATTCCAGGCTTCAGTGCAGTCGGGTCGGAGGCAACATCAAATGTTCGCGAGGTGATCATCGAAAAAAGAGAGGAATCGGGCCGTATCACCGAACTGAATAATTGCCGTACCGTATGACAATACGAACGACAGAGGTGTCGTCGAGAGGAAGCGCTGATGATCACGACCGAGGCGAGCCGCGACACCTCGCCGCTGCTGCACATCGAAGGCATGATCAAGGACTTCCCGGGCAACCGGGCCCTCGATGACGTGTCGCTCGATGTCCGCAGCGGCGAGGTGGTCGCCGTCGTGGGGCACAACGGGTCGGGCAAGTCGACCCTCGTGAAGATCCTCGCCGGGATGTACACCTCCGACGGCGGCACCGTGGAGCTCTCCTCCCACGATGGTGTCGACACCTCGTTGCACATCATCCACCAAGATCTGGGGCTCGCGAACGAGCTCACGGGCATCGAGAATCTGGGAATCACGCATTACAAGGGCGCGTCGTCGTTCGCGCCCTTCGACCGCAAGAAGGAGCGGGCCAAGGCCCGCGCGCTGATCAGCCGGTTCGGCGAGCCCTTCGACGTCGACGTGCCGATCAGCAAGCTGGCTCCGGCGCAGCGCTCGATCATCGGCATCGCCCGCGCGCTCGACGGGTGGCAGCATCCGCGCAACGTGCTCATCCTCGACGAGCCGACCGAGGCGTTCCACGCTTCGGAGGTGAAGGTGCTGTTCGACGCGGTGAAGAAGCTCGCGGCCGACGGTGCGGGTGTGATCTTCATCTCGCATCGGCTCGACGAGGTGCTCGATCTCGCCGACCGTGTGGTCGTGCTGCGCGACGGCCGCAAGGTCGCCGACGTGGAGCGGGTCGGGCTCGACCACGACCGGCTCGTCTCCTACGTCACCGGTATCCCGGTGGGTGAGGCCGAGCATGGCGAGAACGCGCGGGTGCACGGCGACGTCGTGCTCGAGATCCGCGGCCTCGCCGGTGAGATCCTCGACGGCATCGACCTGCGGGTGAGTGCGGGCGAGGTCGTCGGTGTCGCCGGTGTGCTCGGCTCCGGTCGTGAGGCGCTGCCGGCGATGATCTTCGGATCGGTGCCCGCTGACGTCGACTCGTTCACCTTGGCGGGGAAGTCGTATCTGAAGCGTTCACCGGGGGAGAGCATCCGTCGTGGTGTCGCGTTCGTGCCGGGTGACCGGGCCAAGCTGGGTTCGGTGCGGCCGATGACGGCGCGCGAGAACGTGACGCTTCCCGAACTGAAGTCGCTGACCACGGGGCTCGGTGCCATCAGCACCGCCCGGGAGAAGGCGCACGCGGCGTCGCTCGTGGAGGCGTATGACGTGAAGCCGCCGCGGGCGGAGCAGGTGTTCCAGCAGTTCTCGGGCGGTAATCAGCAGAAGATCGTGTTCGCGAAGTGGCTGCGGAACAAGCCGCGGTTGCTGCTGCTCGAAGAGCCCACTCAGGGTGTCGACATCGGCGCGAAGCAGGCGATCTACGACGCGATCGACGGCGCGGCCGAGGGTGGGGCGGGCGTGCTCGTGTGCTCCTCCGAGGCGAAGGAGCTGGTGCGGCTGTGTGATCGCGTGCTGGTGCTGCGCGACGGGAGGATCGCCGCTGAACTGG contains the following coding sequences:
- a CDS encoding inositol monophosphatase: MPATDPAELLALARSIAVDAGELIRRRRAEGVTVAATKSTPQDVVTFADRESEDYIRARLAEARPDDGFFGEESDATPGRSGITWVVDPIDGTVNYLYDIPAYAVSIAAVEGDPADPATWTTLVGCVVNPVLGEVFSASHGGGAHLGDRALTVNTDVVLEQALVGTGFAYSAELRVKQGAVVTGLVGRVRDIRRAGSAALDLCSVAAGRLDAYAERGLNPWDYAAGALIVREAGGVAAGFAGAAPGSVMTLAGDASLLTELEPLVFELHRDAGLPL
- a CDS encoding glycoside hydrolase family 13 protein; translation: MTIETSPDPETPEVPETEAVSTLIGTGGEWWRSAVIYQIYPRSFSDSDGDGIGDLPGITTRLDSLAELGIDAIWLSPFMTSPQHDAGYDVADYCDVDPIFGTLADFDLMLEKAHALGIRVIVDLVPNHTSWDHAWFKEALAAAPGSPERDRYMFRDGKGPNGDEMPNNWESVFGGPMWERVTNPDGTPGQWYLHIFDKSQPDLNWENPWVRERFHDILRFWLDRGVDGFRVDVAHGMIKEAGLPDYTPPADAGSMGGGTADALVGLEPGIDADASADPPTPPYWAQDGVHDIFRGWHSVLEEYEGERVLCAEAWVEPLTKLARWVRPDEMQQAFNFTYLSAGWDAAELRTVIDGSIAAFATVGAPSTWVLSNHDVVRHASRLALEAENLQGAGIGPNSPGLPDPVVGLRRARAATSIMLALPGSAYVYQGEELGLPEVIDLPDSARQDPTWFRTDHEKYGRDGCRVPIPWEAGSPTYGFGPAGSTASWLPQPGDWDELARASQEGVADSTLELYKRALALRSLHGLGTGTLEWIPGYGPEVIAFRNNGVTVIANLGQTPVELPAEGPGEVLLTSEPLNEPALPADTAIWLL
- a CDS encoding peptidoglycan DD-metalloendopeptidase family protein, whose product is MSTETDAAAAAPKRSGRRAGTPELVADVPVEATAAEVVAEQPAGSTTRRTGRRAGAAPSVAAPVDAEAAPIEDAADPSKAAAETRKSKGRRVGATAVDDQPSSPRSAAGRRARAGAESAPADVVAASTIAAPRPYSQRAGRRASETFADETTRSSAGRRAKAAADAASTPVVETTPAAPITDVVIEVEPVAASEHDTVDVTAEVEAVSAPVVTKPVSRRTLRTAPVADAASDKPSSPDASRTTSDASETTSAASHTSPDAPRSTPDTPRSASTGRRSRRGDIAKGAFSVVAMLFAAGIAVATTMPASAFHAATAATGVSAPSVAGDLAAALPGQELTTGSQTLASDITRDGYGVRDIAALRAAGYRIADTFTNNPNGTIQWPFPVGVPISDGFGPRESPGGIGSTDHKGVDFTPGQGTTIQSIADGVVRLVQASDNGGLGVYVIIDHVIDGQAVSSVYGHMLTGSVEVTEGQVVKVAQAVGKVGNTGTSTGAHLHFEVRLDGVTPVDPFAWLQANAN
- a CDS encoding aminomethyl transferase family protein, coding for MSLQDRIDQFESPLAMLRASGIGDPFPYPLDYTNWRDEQKAWTTTAVLFDQSFHMTDLFITGPDVYKLLSDTSVNSYATFGPGKAKQYVAVNEEGYVVGDNILVGLGPDEVTLAGFAHSLNWLEYHAATGGYDVEISRDRNSQGEPGSKRLYRYELEGPVAWKILEAAAGHELDHIKFFNTAKITIAGHQVWALNHTMGGVPGAESTGLELWGPTEEGPAVTEAILAAGEQFGLKRGGALAYASTTAESGWVGAIVPAVYTSPSLRAYREWLPDDSLEAFAINGLHGSHNPDTVEGYYLNPWELGYNRVVKFDHDFIGRSALEKMQNENPRRKVWLKWNGEDTQRALVASELDAPDRPKALPFPMGISWDEVRVGDRLIGRTQQTGYTVNIGGFSSNGSVDEEYAVDGTEVEIVWGDHDGGESNPSTPRHAPIRIRATVHTSSPVDA
- a CDS encoding sugar ABC transporter substrate-binding protein — translated: MSKKFLTRLAAGGVALALATALGGCASGGDVAESPNASGECSGEPAAGVDYAKVEAIRAPYLATDKTLPVDQPLPERPAEGLRIAYLNLGSPVAGIFWDLLQPIAEKLGAKAENVQTGSDAQSINTALNSVVESKPDIVIALGVDPIFYIDQLDQMKAGGITFAASSIANSEDFGLGEVLAGKAASYESGRVLAASALALTCGQGTDFAFYSIPELGVSQTQAEAAQETMAELCPDCTLRVVDIPVATMSTSGTDTVLSDLQAHPDTDAFATFADELQVGLPDKLELAGLPPIPGVGQSSTPPNVQQIAEGRQAEGLAVDFNMLLWLAVDQALRLDAGVPVDNSAVDWSTFNASYSSFLTEENAGEYLNGYVAQPGFEDQFAKLWGID